CAACTTTTCCCTTGCGCGTTGATCACCGTTGCTGCGCTACGAGGTTCCGCCTGCGCCGCCATGCCTCCTCACGCCCATTCGGGCGGGTTCTGGAGTTCGGGCTTGAGGATGCCGATGCAGGGCAGGTTGCGGTAGCGCTCGGCGAAATCGAGGCCGTAGCCGACCACGAAGCGGTCGGGAATCTGGAAGCCCACGAAATCCGCCTCGAACTCCACCTCGCGGCGTCCCCGCTTGTCGAGCAGCACGCAGGTGCGCAGGCTGGCGGGATTTTGTTTTTTGAGCAGGTCGACCACCACGGAAAGCGTCTTGCCGGTGTCGAGGATGTCGTCGATCACGAGCACGTGGCGGTTGGTGATGTCGAGCGAGAGGCTGTGCAGGAGCTTGGGCTTGCCGTGCGACTTGGTGCTGTTGCGGTAGCTGAAGATGCGAATGCAGTCGAGGCGGATGGGATTGGGCACGTGGCGAAGCAAATCCGCCGTGAAAAAGATCGAGCCGTTGATGATGGCGACCGCCGTGATTTCCTCGTCCCCGTAGGCTTCGGCGATGGCGGCGCCGAGTTTCTTGAGCCGGCGTTTTATGTCGGCGGCTGACACGAGGATGCTTTCAAGGTCCCTGTGAGTGGCGGGAAGTCGGGCGGCGGGCATGGTGATGGTGGACACGGTTGAAAAAGCCATTTCGATACCAACTCCGCGGGGCGCGTGGCAACAGGTTCCTTGCGGCGCGCTCCCGTTTATTTTTTTGACATGGCCATGGCCGGGATCTTGCTTCCGCGTCGTCTCCCAACCGCCATGGTTTCCATCCGCACCTCAAACCTGACAAAGCGTTTCGGCACGGTAGTGGCTTTGTATCAACTGGATTTGGAGATAAAGCCCGGGGAGCTCTTTTTCCTGCTCGGGCCGAGCGGCTGCGGGAAAACCACGCTGCTGCGGAGTCTGGCGGGGTTCGTGATGCCGGATGCGGGAAATATTTTTTTCGGCGACGATGACGTGACGCGCCTGGAGCCGCACAAACGGAACACGGGCATGATGTTTCAGAGTTACGCGCTCTGGCCGCACATGACCGTGGCGGAAAATGTCGCGTTTGGGCTGGGCGAACGGCGCGTGCCCAAGGCCGAGATCAAGCGGCGCGTGGCCGAGGCGCTCGAATCGGTGCGCATGGCGGAATACGCCGGACGCAGCCCCAACCAGCTTTCCGGCGGGCAGCAGCAGCGCGTGGCGCTGGCGCGCGCCCTGGTGATCCGGCCGCGGTGCCTGCTGCTCGACGAGCCGCTGTCGAACCTCGACGCGAAACTGCGCCTGGAAATGCGCTCGGAGATCCGGCGCGTCTGCAAGGAGTTCAACCTGACCACGGTTTACGTGACGCACGACCAGAAGGAGGCGCTGTCCATTTCCGACCGCATGGCGGTGCTGGAGGCCGGGAAGATTCTGCAAATCGGCACTCCCCGCGAAATCTACAAGCGCCCGGCGTGGAAAACGGTGGCGAACTTCATCGGCGAGACCAACTTCATCGCGGGCACGGTTGCCGGCGTGGAAAACGGCCGGGTGTTCGTGACGACGCCGGTCGGCCGGTTTGAGGGCGTGCCGGGCAACCCGGAAAAGATGCCCGCCCCGGGCTGGCTCGTGACGCTTTCGATCCGGCCGGAATGCTGGCGGCTGGAACACGGCCCGCGCGAGGTCAATTCGGTGCCGGGACGCATCGGCGGCTCGGTGTATCTCGGCGAGGTGGCGCAGCATGATTTTGTGCCTTCGCGCAGCGGGGGCGAGGCGGAAAAGGACGGCGCGGGGACGCTGAAGATCCTCGAGACGAATCCGCGTTTCACCGCGCAGCCGGCGGACGGCCCGGAATTGCACGCCGCGGTGGATGCCGGGGATGTCGTGGTGCTGGAGGCGTGAGATTAAAAATAAAACCAAACCATTAAAATAGCCCACGGAACACACAGAAACAAAAACATAAAAATTTCGGTTTCCCGTTATTTCCAATATCTGAAAACAACAGAAAATTAACCGCAGGGAACGCAAAGACAGCAGGGAATAATCCTGTTTTTCCATGCGTTCTTTGCGTTCTCTGCGGTTAAATCAGCAAACCGGCCATTCAAGATAGCGACGAACCAGAATTTCTTCTGTGTATTCCGTGTGTTCCGTGGGCAATAATAAATCATGACCAAGCGCCTTGTCATTATTGCAGCGCTGGCGTTCATCATCGCGCTGCCGTTCCTGTTGCGTCCGAAAAAGCGCGCGGGCGGCCCGGACGCGAATGCCGGCACGCTGGTCATCATCACTCCGCACAACGAGGCCATCCGCCACGAGTTCGGGCGCGGGTTTGCGGAATGGTATCGGGCCCGCACCGGGAAAAGCGTCGTCATCGACTGGCGCGTCATCGGCGGCACGAGCGAGATCGCCCGTTTTCTGGAGGGCGAGTATGTGGCCGCGTTTGAGTTGCACTGGCGGCGCGGGCTCGGACGCGCGTGGGGCACGGAGGTGCAGGCGGCGTTTCACAACGGGCGCCTCCCGGCCGGTGCGTCCGCGGTCGAGCGCGAGGCCCGGGCGGCCTTTCTGGCCTCGGATGTGAGTTGCGGCATCGACGTATTCTTCGGCGGCGGCACCTATGATTTCGAGCGGCAGGCGCGCGCGGGCCGCATCGTGGATTCCGGCATGCTGCGGGCGCATCCGGAATGGTTTCGCGAGGACGTGATCCCGCGCGCCTTCGCCGGGGAGGAATATTGGGACGGGGAAGGCCGCTGGATCGGCACGGTGTTGAGCAGCTACGGCATCGTGGCCAATCTCGACGCGCTCGCGCGGCTGGGCGTGCCGCAGCCGCGGCAGTGGGAGGATTTGAAAAATCCGCGTCTCGCGGGCGAGATCGCGCTGGCCGATCCGACCAAGAGCGGCTCGATTGCGAAGGCGTTTGAAAACGTGATCCAGCAGCAGATGCAGAAGCGGCTCGTGGCGTTGCGCGCCGCGCAGCCGGACGCGGAGGCCGGGGCGCTGGAGGCTCGCGCGGTGCGCGAGGGCTGGCTCGACGGGATGCGGCTGATGCAGGCGATCGGGGCGAACAGCCGTTATTTCACGGATTCGTCGCAAAAGCCGCCCATCGACGTGGCGCAGGGGAATTCGGCGGCGGGCATGTGCATCGATTTCTACGGACGGCAGCAGCAGGAGGCGGTGTCGCGTCGCACGGGGTCGGAGCGCGTGGCGTTCATCCCGCCGCGGGGCGGGAGCGTGAGCTCGGTGGACCCGATCGCGCTGCTGCGCGGCGCGCCCCACCGCGAGACGGCGGTGTTGTTCATCGAATACGTGCTGTCGATGGACGGGCAGAAATTGTGGAATTTCAAACCGGGCGCGCCGGGCGGCCCGCGCCAGTATGCGCTGCGGCGGCTGCCGGTGCGGCGGGATTTTTATGAACAGCCGGAATTTATCGCGTGGCGCAGCGACCCGGAGGAATCGCCCTACGGGCAAAAAGAGCAGCTCGTGTATCGCGCGGCGTGGACCGGCGGGTTGTTTCGCGAGATGGCGTTTGTGATCCGCGTGATGTGCCTCGACACGCATCCCGAACTCGCGCGCGCGTGGCGGGCGATCATCGAGGCGGGGATGCCGGCGGACGCGCTGGCGGCGATGCAGGATTTGTCGGCGGTGGATTACGACGCGGCGCAGACACGCATCAAGCAGGCGCTCGGGTCGAGAAACAAGGCCGACGAAATCCGCCTGGCCGACGAACTGGCCAATGCGTTTCGCCGCCAATACCTGGCCGCCGAGCGGCTGGCCCGGAACGCGGATTGAGAAACGGAAAACGGGTCGACTTTATTCACTGATGTTGCGCGGTGGCGCTGCCGCGTCTTCGCAAGGGAAATCCCGCCGGCGGCGTAACATCAGTTATTCAGTCTTTCAGCGGCGGCGCGGAGTGGTTATGAACGGGACTCATTTTTCCACTATGAAGAACATCCATGTCATTTTGATCCTCGGCGCGGCGCTGACGATTGTCGCGCTCATCTCGCGCTCCGGCATGCTGGCGCGCAAAAATCCCGGCGAACCCATCAACAGCGCCATGCGCGCGGCCACGCAGACAGCGGAAAAGCATGAGCTGTCCGCGCAGGATTTGGAGGGGATCGCGAAGCGGTTTCCCCATGCCGGGATCGTGGTGCTGCCGAGCGGGCTGCGTTACATCGTGCTCGCGGAAGGGCAGGGCGAGGCGCCCCGGCGCGGGCAGACGGTGGTGGCGCACTACACGGGGACGCTGCTCAATGGAAAAGTGTTCGACTCGTCGGCGGGCGGGCAGCCGTTTGAATTCGCCGTGGGCGCGGGGCGCGTGATTCCGGGCTGGGACGAGGCTTTTCTTGGCATGAAAAAGGGCGAGAAACGCGTGCTGATCATTCCTTACTGGCTCGGCTATGGCGAGCGCGGCGCGGGCAGCGATATCCCGGGGAAGGCCACGCTGGTGTTTGAGGTGGAGGTGCTGGATATCAAATGAACGGAAGAAGCGGGGTGGCATCTCCTCCGGTTGCATCCGGGACGAGGATGTCCCTTACCCAAAAAACTCGCGCAGCAAACGCCTCACGACCGGGCGGGCGCGGCGGGCGAGGGCGGGATTGGCGTATCCGATCCATGATACGGGCGTGGTCGTGTCGAGCGGGGCGCGCAGGGCGCCGCCGGCGGGGTTTTCGACGATGCAGCCGGCCTCGGTGAGAATCAGCGCGGCGCAAATGTCGTAGGGATGGCAGGTGAGCGAGGACGGAAGGCCGAGTTTCGCAAAGGCGGCGGGACGCACGTCAACCGTGATGCGGTCGTGGCCGGAGAGGAGTTCGTGGAGCTGTCCGCCGGTCGAGATGTATTGGTCGTCGAAGATGAGCGGCGAGCCGCCGCCGGGCGCGGGCGGCTGGAGCGCGGCCCAGAGTTTTTCCTCGAACTGCGCGAGCAGGACTTTGCCGTCGGGGAAAAATTTCGAGACGGAGGCAAAGCCGTGCTCGAGGCCGGCGGCTTGCGATGGCGCGGGGCGGACGCGGCCGGTGGCGCCGGTGAGCACGTTTGTCCACGTGCCGCGCACGCCGCGCGGACCGGCGCCGCGGATGGCGCTGAATTGCTCGGAGCGCCATTGTTTGGAAACAGGCAGCTCGGTCATGGCCGCGACTGTGATGTCGGCGAGACCGGTGCGCGGGCCGCGCTGCGGGGCGAGGGCGGCGAGGATCCAGCCGGGGCGCTTGTCATACATGAGGCCGCGCGTGCCGTCGATGGGGTCGAGGATGCATTTGTAACGTGTCCTTTTCACCGGGGTGCCGCGCGGGAAGGTGAGCGGCGTGTCATCCTCGATGCCCTCCATCACGACCTGCACCGGCCACGCGCGCGGCCAATGGCGCTCGAACCATGCGATGATCGCGACCTCGCTGATCGTGTCGATGTGGTAGATGGTGTCGGCGCTGGTGACGGCGGCGACGCGGGCGAACCGCGCGGCGTGGCGCGCGCGGGCGTCGAGGATCGCCTGTCGGATGTGGTTTTGGAGCGAACAGAGAAGCCGGCGTGCGCGTTGCATGGGAAAAGGCTGAATGATGGCGGTCGAAAAATGGCGGCGTGGGTGGAGCGGAATGTATTATCTTTCTCTTTATTCTTTATCTTTCCTCTTTCTCTCCTTTTTAGCCCACCCCGAGGCGGACAGGAGAGAAAGAGGAAAGATAAAGAATAAAGAGAAAGAAGGCGGTGGGGCTTATGACTCGCGCTTCAACTCCCGGCCCATGAGGTCGGCGAGGGTCTTGGCGGGCGACTTGCCCTCGTAGAGGACCGCGTAGGTTTCGCGGAGGATGGGGGCGTCGATTTTTCGCTCGGCGCAGAGTTCGGCGAAGGATGCCGTGGTCTTGTAACCCTCGACCACGGTTTTGCGGCCTTCGAGCAACTTCGCGACGGCGCGGCCTTCGCCGATTTGGAAGCCGAACTGGCGGTTGCGGCTCCAGTTCCCGTGGCAGGTGGCGACGAGATCGCCGAAGCCGCTCAGTCCGTAGAAAGTCTCGGGGCGCGCGCCGAGCGCCTGGCCGACCCGGAGCATCTCGGCGAGCGCGCGCGTGAGGAGCGCGGCGCGGGCGTTGTCGCCGAGGCGCAGGCCGTCGCAGCACCCGGCGGTGATGGCGTAGATGTTTTTCAGGCAGCCGCCGAACTCCGCCCCCGCCACGTCGGTGCTGGTGTAGACGCGCAGGCTCGGGCCGCTGAGCGCGGCCTGCACGGATGTAGTGGTTTCATCGATACGCGCGGCGGCGAGCACCATGGCGGACGGCAGGCCGCGCGCGACCTCGGCGGCGTTGGTCGGGCCGGTGAGCGTGGCGGCGGCGCGGCCCGGGAGCACGGCCTCGATGATTTCGACGGGGCGCAGGTGCGTGCCGAGTTCGAGGCCCTTGGAAAGACTGATGACAAGCGCGAGCCGGGTGGCGGACGCGAGGTTTCCGGCGATCCGCTCGCAGGTGGCGCGGAGCGCCTGCGAGGGGCAGGCGAGCAGCATGATCTCGGCCTCCATGAGCACGGGTGCGAGTTCGTGGCCGATTTGCAGGCTGGGGGGCAGCGGGATGCCGGGCAGGTAATCGGCGTTTTCCCGCGACGAAGCCAAGGCGAGTGCCTGCTCGAAGCGGCGCGGCACAAGCGTGACGGTATGGCCGAGGCGGCTCAGGTGGATGGAAAACGCGGTGCCCCAAGCGCCCGCGCCGATGATGGCGAAATTCATGGCAGGGGGAATTTGCGCGGCGGCGGGCGTTTTGAAAAGCCGCGAATCGTGCGCCCGCCGGAGGAGCGTCGATGCGCGGAATTACGCGGGCGCCCCGGCCGGCGCCGGACCGGCCTTGGCCGCGTTTCCCGCGGCCAGCAATTCCTTGGCCCGCGTCACCGACGAGGGCAGGTCGGGCATCACGTTCGCCTCGCCGACCTCGTCGAGGAAGCCGGCCTTGGCCATCATGAAATACGCCTGCGTGTGCGGCCCGCAGAGAATCAGGTGGCGGCCGTTGCGCTTCAGTTTCGCCTGCAAGTTTTCCAGCCGGTCGAGCGCCGTCACGTCCATCGCGGTCACGGCCATCATGTGGAAAATCACCACGCGCGTGTCCGTGATGCCGCGGCGCAGCACGGTGTCGAGCTTGTCGGCCGCGCCGAAGAGCAGCGCGCCGAACACGCGGTAGATCACCACGCCGTCGGGCAGCTTTTCCTGCAATTCCTCGTGCGTGCCGTGTCCCGGCTGGTGCGCGTCCTGCCGCCCGTCGCCGCTCATCGACTGCACCTGCGTGGTCTCGGTCACGCGCTTGATGAAGAGGAAGCACGCCAGCAGCATGCCGACCGTGACCGCGATCGTGAGATCGAAGCACACGGTCAGGACAAATGTCGCCAGGAACACCGCGGCGTCGCCCTGCGGGCGTTTTCTCAGGCGCCGAAACTCGCCCCATTCGCCCATCTTCCAGCCCACGGAAATCAACACCGCGGCCAGCGAGGCCAGCGGGATGTATTTCGCCAGCGGCGCGGCCACCAGCAGCACCACCAGCAGGAACAGCGAGTGCACGATGCCCGCCACCGGCGTCTGCGCGCCGTTGCGGATGTTGGTGGCCGTGCGCGCGATGACACCCGTCACCGGGATGCCGCCGAAGAGGGGGGACACAAAATTCGCCACGCCCTGGCCCATGAGCTCCTGGTTCGAATCGTGCTGGTCGTCGATGAGCCCGTCCGCCACCACGGCCGACAGCAGCGACTCGATGGCGCACAGGACCGCAATGGTGAACGCGGGGCCGACGAGATTGTTCAGTTGCTGCCAGTCAAAGCGCGGCCAGGAAAACGAGGGCAGCCCGCGCGGGATTTCGCCGAAGGCCGACCCGATGGTGGCCGTGTTCAGGTGAAACCAACCCTCCACCCACGACAGCTGCGAGAGCCCGGCCAGCAACGTGCCGGCGATCACCACGACGATGGAGCCCGGCACATAACGGCTGTAGCGCACCGGCCATTTCCCAAGAACCGCGAGGGACAGGACCGAGATGATCACCGTCGTCCAATTGACCGTGCCCGCCGCCTGCACCAGCGCCACGATGCGCGGAAGGAACTCCGCGGGCTCAGCGACGATTTCGAGGCCGAAAAACGGCTTCACCTGCGTGAGCAAAATCGTGATGGCGATGCCGCACGTGAAGCCCGCCGTCACCGGCTGCGGCACAAACTTGATGAGCGCGCCCATCTTCAACAGCCCCATCGCGAACAGCATCAAACCCGCGAGCATCGTGCACATGAGCAGGTTGGGCAGCCCGTATTTCGCGCCCATCAGCGCCAGCAAGCCGACAAACGCCCCCGCCGGTCCGCCCACCTGCACGCGCGAGCCGCCGAGCGCCGACACCAGGAAGCCGCCGATGATGCCGGCATACAGGCCGGCCGCCGGGGGCACGCCCGATGCCACGCCCAGGCCGATGCACAACGAAAGCGCCACCACGCCGACGGTGAGTCCCGCCATCAAGTCCTTCAAAAACTTCTCTTTCGAGTAGCCTTGGAGGGCATCGACCAGCTTCGGCCTGAAGCGGGCGAGTTTTGAGCGGACTGTTTCCTCATTTGCGAGCATGGTCGCATGTTCATAGCGTAAAATTTTTTTTGACCAAGAAACAAACGCGCAGGCATGTGGCGTGTTTCATAACACTATGAAATAAAATATAATGTGTATTATTCCATGCGCGACTGAATCGTTTGTATCAAACCGCACATGTAAAAAATGCGGCATATCCAACATCGGATGGTTTGAAACAACGGGAGGGAGTCCTGCTTTCGCGACCTGCCGCGAGACCGCCCCTTACGCCTCTTCGCCGCGCCATGTAAACGCATGGCACAACGCCACTCCCGCGGCATCGGCCTCGTCGTAGGCGAGTGCGCGTCCGTGGCCGAGCAGCCCCATCACCGTGCGCGCCATTTGTTCCTTGCTCGCCCGGCCCGCGCCGACCACGGCCTGTTTCACCCGCAGCGGCGGATACTCGAAGATCGGCTTTTCGCGCAGCGCCGCCGCGGCGATGGCCGCGCCGCGCGCCGCGCCGAGGATCTGCGCCGTCTGGAAATTCTGCACATAGATGGTCTGCTCCAGCGCGACATGGCGCACCGACAGGCCGGGCGAGGCCAGAAACGCCGTCACCGAACGATGGATTTCCGCCAGCGCCGACGACATCGGCACCTTTGCGTGGACCTTCACCGTTTCGCAACGCAGCAGCACCGGCGCGCGACCGGGCGTGAATTCGACCAGTGCCAGACCGGTGCCGCGCAAACTCGGGTCGATGCCGAGCACGAGTCCGGAAAACGGCGCGCGCGTCAGCGCGAAATCCCCGCGCGACACCTCCGCCGCCGGGGTGAGTTTCCCCGACAGTTTCGCCGCCCACATTTGCCTGACCGACATCCGAGCCATGAAGGGAGTAAAATCCCAAATCCCAAAAGGCCAAATCCCAAAAAAATCCCGAATGACAAAAATTCCAAAGGACGCCGCCCGATCTCGAATCCTTTATCCCAGCATCAGGTTCAACCCCGCCGCAGCGCCGAGGGCGAGCGCGATGATTTCAAAAGCCTTTTGGTTCACGCGCCCGATCAGCCACCGGCCCGCGAACGCGCCCGCGAGCACGGCGGGGGCCAGCATCGCGTTGAACGCGAGGCTCTCCGCGCCGATCAGCCCCAGGCCCGTCATGAAGGGGACCTTCATGTCATTTACTATTTGTGACAGGCACTCTTTTACTTGAGTTTCAGCGTATCGGCACTCTCGTGTTGTTTTGTCTGTTCTTCCAGCTTTTTAACCTCCGTTTTTTCATGCGTGGCATCCTTTTCTGATGCAACGCTTTCGGTGGCAGCTTGCGGATGGCGTAGCATGTATTCAAAATTCAATTACAAACGAATTCGATGCATGTGTCCTTTTGCCCTTCGTATTTTTGGGATTGCCGGGGTAGGGGAGCGTTCCTTCACAGGCACCCGCGTCGGCCGGGTGCGTGCCGATAGCGTGGAGCGCGCTGCCTAGGTACGTCAGGACGGGGTGCTCGGGGTTCCCTGCTCGGAGGATGCGCCTGCTGAACAAAGCCCTGCAGGTGCTCGATGGTGCGCCGGTGCGCGTGCTGCTGATGGACCGCGAATTTGGCGGCAAACAATGGCTTTCCTGGCTGGAGCGGCGCGGCCTCGGCTACGTGGTGCGGGTCAAGTCGAACCACTGGATCGGGCCGCACAGGGCCGACTGGCTGAGCAGGCGGGGCCGCGAGCGCTTCGTGGTGTTCGGGCGCAGCGGGTGTATTTTGCCGCCACGGCCATGACCGCGCAGCGCGTGGGCCGCCTGCTGGTTAAAACAACAAGACACCGGCATCCCGGTGTCTTGTTTGGCGGCAGCGGAGGTCAGCAAACTTGTCGGGAATTTCTGCGATGATTCGGGTGGCAGTAGCGGCGGTTTCCTCCAAGGAGGCGGAGTCGGGCATGGCGGGGCTGAGCATTTAGGGCGCGGAATAGCGCGGACCGTAACCCAGGAACAGGGCGATGCCGAAGGCGTTTTTGGCGTTGGTGGTTTTTCCGCGGATGTTTTCCATCGGCTCGAAGTCCAGCATATGGACGGAGAGCCGCCGGTGGAGCAAAGTCTGGGCGAGTTCCTTTGGCAGGTAACCGAGCTTCATGGCATGGCTGGACACCATGAATGCCGGCGGCTGCGGGTTTTCGGGTTCGAGCACGACGGATACATTGAGATGCCCGCGGGTTTTGAACAGGTTGTGGCAGGCTCGGAGATTTTCGGGATCGCAGAATGTGGTGCCGCGAATATTCGTGCGGAGGATTTTTCCTTTTTCGGGAATGAGTTTTGTTTCTTGCAGGCGGGTGAGAAATTCCGGTTTTTCTCGAAATGAGTCGAAGACAGCGGGTTTGGCCAGAGCCTGGCGGGTGGTCATGAATTCCGTGAGGATTTGGTCGAAAGGATTGAGTATTGAGGTCATGACTGGAGGAAGTGAGGACGGAGTGATATGACTTTTTGAGGGATTAAAAAAATCCATGAGGGCACGAAAAAACCGCCGGGCGCGGCGGTTTTGAAAAGTCGTTTTTTTGTTTTCTAATAAAGGCCGGATTCCTGTTCCCTGGGTTCTTCCTGGCCTGCGGGAATCCCGGTGCCCGAGGCGGTGGGCAGGAGATTTGGTTGATCCGCCCTGCTGCGAAATCCCAAGCGAGGGTGCCGGCGAAGGTTTTGCCTGACTTGTCCGTCCAGTTGTCGCGGGTCACGCTCTTGCCTATATGTTGATTTTGAGCTGTTCGCGAAGAAAACCCGTTGGCTCCGTGGCATTGGACATTTTCGGGTGGTCCTGCCATTTGCCGTGGCGGACGATTTGGCTGATGGCTTGCGCGAAGACGCGGCAGCCCGCCTCGGTGAGGGAGATTTCGGCCTCATGATTGCAGGCGCCGTTCCAGCCGTAACCGGGAATGAGGCGCCGGTGGCAGTCGGGCCAGACGAAGGCTTCGAGTTCCGGTGGCAGGTAATGCCAGGCGCGGGCAAGATCCTCGGTTTGGAGTTTCCAGGATTCGATGCCGCGGGTTTCAAACCATTTTTCGAGCTGGTGATTTTTGTCGTTGTTGTCGCCAGTGGCGAGATCGAGCATAAAGGCAAGGTGCCGGGTTCCGAGGAGGAGGCAGTTGTTTAGGACAACGTTGTCGGCGACCAGGCCGTTGACGCCGTTTTCGCCGAAATGGCTCAGCATGTTGTCGTTTGGAGAGACGCAGAGCCAGTCTCCCCCAAGGATCCCGTGTTCCTGCGGGATGATGCCTTTGAGCATGGTGTCGATCATGTCGGCGGGTGTGCCGTGGAAGAGCGTTGCTTTGATTTCGCCAAATGCGACCGGATCGGCGTCGTCGCGGGTCAGGAGGAATTCGAGCAGCGCGCGTGTAATAGGATCATTCGCTTGGGCGAGGGATTTTTGGTAACGAGTTGCGAGGTTCAAATGAAAAACCCGGAACCTTGCGGGTTCCGGGCTGCGGGCTGGGGCCGGTCAATGCAACCGGAGCGCATGGCATTCCGTGAGGTCGAGTTTCCCAAAGTTTCCGGCCATTCGCTCGATTGCGGTTTCCGGGATCGTCGTTTTACGCTCCCGGTTTTGCCGGAGCACCGTGTCGCGATCTCGATCGAGGAAATGGATCTCAGCGCGCCGTGATGCACAGGTCGATGGCGGCGTTGCTGGTCGTCATAGGATTGCGGGTTTCACATTCCTGAAAAATCGGAGAGCGGCGGCGGAGCGAAGCCCTGCCGCCGCGAATGTTTTCCGAGGATGAGGTTTACGCGAGCACCGTGCGCGCGAGTTTGGCGCGTTGCGGATAGCTGGCACCGCGGGCGATGTAGCCAAGTTCGTCCAAGACAGTGGGCGGGTTCGGCCTTCGGGCGAATTACTCATCGATGGGAAATTCCTCCCGGGTTTCGAGAGGTTCGCCGGTTTCTTTTTGCGGTTCGGCGGCGTTGAATTCCCTGATGATATTTTGGGTGATATCGGTGTCTTTTTCGGTGCCGGGGGCGGCGGGTTTCAGGTATTGGCGCATGCGCTGGATATTTTGAGCGTGGGGATGGAAGCCGATGGTGTTGTAGAATTGGTGGAGGGTGGCGATGGTGGTGGACTGGAGGGCCTGTTCGCCGGTGAGACCAAGGGATTTGTGATAATTGTATTGGTCGATAAGTGACTGGGGGTCTTTTTCGCACATTTCCTGGATTTTTTTGTGCAGGTTGTCGCAAAGGCGCCGGAATGTTTTGGCGGGGGATTCCCTGCC
This genomic stretch from Termitidicoccus mucosus harbors:
- a CDS encoding FKBP-type peptidyl-prolyl cis-trans isomerase; this translates as MKNIHVILILGAALTIVALISRSGMLARKNPGEPINSAMRAATQTAEKHELSAQDLEGIAKRFPHAGIVVLPSGLRYIVLAEGQGEAPRRGQTVVAHYTGTLLNGKVFDSSAGGQPFEFAVGAGRVIPGWDEAFLGMKKGEKRVLIIPYWLGYGERGAGSDIPGKATLVFEVEVLDIK
- a CDS encoding crossover junction endodeoxyribonuclease RuvC, coding for MARMSVRQMWAAKLSGKLTPAAEVSRGDFALTRAPFSGLVLGIDPSLRGTGLALVEFTPGRAPVLLRCETVKVHAKVPMSSALAEIHRSVTAFLASPGLSVRHVALEQTIYVQNFQTAQILGAARGAAIAAAALREKPIFEYPPLRVKQAVVGAGRASKEQMARTVMGLLGHGRALAYDEADAAGVALCHAFTWRGEEA
- a CDS encoding SulP family inorganic anion transporter gives rise to the protein MLANEETVRSKLARFRPKLVDALQGYSKEKFLKDLMAGLTVGVVALSLCIGLGVASGVPPAAGLYAGIIGGFLVSALGGSRVQVGGPAGAFVGLLALMGAKYGLPNLLMCTMLAGLMLFAMGLLKMGALIKFVPQPVTAGFTCGIAITILLTQVKPFFGLEIVAEPAEFLPRIVALVQAAGTVNWTTVIISVLSLAVLGKWPVRYSRYVPGSIVVVIAGTLLAGLSQLSWVEGWFHLNTATIGSAFGEIPRGLPSFSWPRFDWQQLNNLVGPAFTIAVLCAIESLLSAVVADGLIDDQHDSNQELMGQGVANFVSPLFGGIPVTGVIARTATNIRNGAQTPVAGIVHSLFLLVVLLVAAPLAKYIPLASLAAVLISVGWKMGEWGEFRRLRKRPQGDAAVFLATFVLTVCFDLTIAVTVGMLLACFLFIKRVTETTQVQSMSGDGRQDAHQPGHGTHEELQEKLPDGVVIYRVFGALLFGAADKLDTVLRRGITDTRVVIFHMMAVTAMDVTALDRLENLQAKLKRNGRHLILCGPHTQAYFMMAKAGFLDEVGEANVMPDLPSSVTRAKELLAAGNAAKAGPAPAGAPA
- a CDS encoding ABC transporter substrate-binding protein — protein: MTKRLVIIAALAFIIALPFLLRPKKRAGGPDANAGTLVIITPHNEAIRHEFGRGFAEWYRARTGKSVVIDWRVIGGTSEIARFLEGEYVAAFELHWRRGLGRAWGTEVQAAFHNGRLPAGASAVEREARAAFLASDVSCGIDVFFGGGTYDFERQARAGRIVDSGMLRAHPEWFREDVIPRAFAGEEYWDGEGRWIGTVLSSYGIVANLDALARLGVPQPRQWEDLKNPRLAGEIALADPTKSGSIAKAFENVIQQQMQKRLVALRAAQPDAEAGALEARAVREGWLDGMRLMQAIGANSRYFTDSSQKPPIDVAQGNSAAGMCIDFYGRQQQEAVSRRTGSERVAFIPPRGGSVSSVDPIALLRGAPHRETAVLFIEYVLSMDGQKLWNFKPGAPGGPRQYALRRLPVRRDFYEQPEFIAWRSDPEESPYGQKEQLVYRAAWTGGLFREMAFVIRVMCLDTHPELARAWRAIIEAGMPADALAAMQDLSAVDYDAAQTRIKQALGSRNKADEIRLADELANAFRRQYLAAERLARNAD
- a CDS encoding NAD(P)H-dependent glycerol-3-phosphate dehydrogenase, with the translated sequence MNFAIIGAGAWGTAFSIHLSRLGHTVTLVPRRFEQALALASSRENADYLPGIPLPPSLQIGHELAPVLMEAEIMLLACPSQALRATCERIAGNLASATRLALVISLSKGLELGTHLRPVEIIEAVLPGRAAATLTGPTNAAEVARGLPSAMVLAAARIDETTTSVQAALSGPSLRVYTSTDVAGAEFGGCLKNIYAITAGCCDGLRLGDNARAALLTRALAEMLRVGQALGARPETFYGLSGFGDLVATCHGNWSRNRQFGFQIGEGRAVAKLLEGRKTVVEGYKTTASFAELCAERKIDAPILRETYAVLYEGKSPAKTLADLMGRELKRES
- a CDS encoding inositol monophosphatase, with amino-acid sequence MQRARRLLCSLQNHIRQAILDARARHAARFARVAAVTSADTIYHIDTISEVAIIAWFERHWPRAWPVQVVMEGIEDDTPLTFPRGTPVKRTRYKCILDPIDGTRGLMYDKRPGWILAALAPQRGPRTGLADITVAAMTELPVSKQWRSEQFSAIRGAGPRGVRGTWTNVLTGATGRVRPAPSQAAGLEHGFASVSKFFPDGKVLLAQFEEKLWAALQPPAPGGGSPLIFDDQYISTGGQLHELLSGHDRITVDVRPAAFAKLGLPSSLTCHPYDICAALILTEAGCIVENPAGGALRAPLDTTTPVSWIGYANPALARRARPVVRRLLREFFG
- a CDS encoding ABC transporter ATP-binding protein; the protein is MVSIRTSNLTKRFGTVVALYQLDLEIKPGELFFLLGPSGCGKTTLLRSLAGFVMPDAGNIFFGDDDVTRLEPHKRNTGMMFQSYALWPHMTVAENVAFGLGERRVPKAEIKRRVAEALESVRMAEYAGRSPNQLSGGQQQRVALARALVIRPRCLLLDEPLSNLDAKLRLEMRSEIRRVCKEFNLTTVYVTHDQKEALSISDRMAVLEAGKILQIGTPREIYKRPAWKTVANFIGETNFIAGTVAGVENGRVFVTTPVGRFEGVPGNPEKMPAPGWLVTLSIRPECWRLEHGPREVNSVPGRIGGSVYLGEVAQHDFVPSRSGGEAEKDGAGTLKILETNPRFTAQPADGPELHAAVDAGDVVVLEA
- the hpt gene encoding hypoxanthine phosphoribosyltransferase; translated protein: MSTITMPAARLPATHRDLESILVSAADIKRRLKKLGAAIAEAYGDEEITAVAIINGSIFFTADLLRHVPNPIRLDCIRIFSYRNSTKSHGKPKLLHSLSLDITNRHVLVIDDILDTGKTLSVVVDLLKKQNPASLRTCVLLDKRGRREVEFEADFVGFQIPDRFVVGYGLDFAERYRNLPCIGILKPELQNPPEWA